In the Dysidea avara chromosome 14, odDysAvar1.4, whole genome shotgun sequence genome, TGTTTGTGCTTTAGTCTCTGCTGCATTTTCATCCTTAAATAAGGAGTGACATAATCTCTTGTTGTCAAACTATCAGACAACAACAATGATCTTAAGTCACAATCTGTTTTACTTCTTCTTATGCTACTTCTTCTCACTGCATGACTGCTTAATGAATGAGCTAAGTTCCCATGGCTGCTTCCCTTCATCAACCTTTTCTCACCATTACTGATCTTCTCTTCTTTGTGCAGTCCTCTAGTATACTTGTGGTGGCCACTCTTCATATTTTCAAATCTCTTTTAAAATTAAACTGATATATACTTATTTTAAAAATGGAGCACTATAGGTGATGATAAGAGTATCAAATTTACAATAATAGGTTTGTATTCTGAGTGTAAATAGTGATAAATGCTGTCACACATAAACACATCATTTGTCAACTAAATCTCTATTATCAACCAAAAAAGTTCTGAGGTAAAGCAATAAACATAATTATAGATATATGTATTGCAATTGGccacatatatactgtattcgGAATGAGGATACAATGAATTTGATTCTTCTGCATGGCTGTTCACAATGTCAGCTATGTACCACCACACGCTAGACATTTATAATCAATGATATGTGTAAGATTCTGCCACTTACTTGGTCTTTTTTCCCTTGGGCTTGATGGAATGTCCTTACCACCATCCCTAATACAATTACCTATGGTACAATTTATTTATATTTTCAACACTTGCAAGCTTTGTAGAAGTGGTTGGCTTTCCTTAGAATAACCATTATACAACTgcataataaattttattgtaCATGCAGTTCTTCATATTTTTGGCTCATAGTTTTGTACATTTACCTTTATACCAACTAATTACAACTTACCAACAATGTACACATGGAAAACATCTAGTTGTGCAATCAGGTTGTGCTGGATGCCTACATTAGGTTTATagtatataatttatataaaatATAATTCATGCACTCATCCATATAGAGCATATACAGGTAGCATGCATTTAAAATTGTACAGTAATAGAGAAAAGATGTATTTTTTAACATGCGTATTTTTAAAAGTACATTTGAGTTTACATGTGCAGTGTTGCGATACCTAGTGGTAAGCAAATAATGAATTTTGTAAGTCAGCTTCATTATGTTTGAGTATACATGATACTTCTTCACAAATCTGTTTTTGCATGCATTTGGAACTAGCATCTATTAATTTCAGGCAGTGTCCACTGTGTTCTCCAGCAGAGTGTTGATGTGGAGAAGTGTTGCTTTGTAAGCATGTCAGAAATGGTTGCTCAATGGGTGGAAACTGTGTTCTTTGTATGCCTGGAAATTTGGCCCACCCTGTAGTGCCTTTCTTAGTGGCAGGTTTTGATGCCACCAATACTCCATCACATCTGTCAAGGATATCATCTTGTATCACTGATCGAAATATGATCCACTGGTTTCTTTCTAGAAATGCCTTTTTCATAGCCCCTTCAGAAGGGTAGCTGTAAATATAAATATGCCTATACTGATTTGCTGATTTAATTAAACACTATTTAAAACCATTTAGTATTTTGTAATGCGACTTACTGTCGGACATTACTAGCTTTATGTTGTAATGCTCTCCAATATGGTGCAGGTGGTATTGTCTGTAGTCGAAGCTTTGGAACTCTCATCACTTCTGCTCCCAAACTTGCAATGACCATTCCATTGTGTTTACAATCCTTTAGTATGCACTGAAGATCCTATGCATGTATTCAGACACATATTAAACCAAAATTACTGGCTTATACATCTGTATAAATAATGTATAGTGCAGATTTAGTATTTGGTAtaagtacatatgtagctacatagggTATTAACATCTGGTCAGTGTTAGGGATGGCACATGCATTTACAACTACACTGTGTCTAGATATGTGACAATGTGATGCATTTAGTGCTTACAACTGGCTCAAATGATACAACAGAATCAACACGGACAAGAGCCATTGGGGGTCGCTCATTCTCCCAGTTAGGACACAGAATCACAGGATCAGGGTTTACAAGTTTTGGGAGGTAATTTCTTGTGTTGTCATCAGCACTGATCTCAATGCTCGCATCTGTGCTCACTTTACACATCACTTCAACATGACCCTGTACACATGAGAGATTCCTTCATACTAACTAATGTATAATGATATTTATATTACCTGTACTACAATGTGTAAGAACTCTGATGTTTTTGTGTTGTGTTCAATCAATTTCCCATAGTGGTACTACGTACATGTACAAAGGTGTGCTAATGAAGTGTGCATAGATGTTAAGCAATTTACCTCATTTGTTTTTGAATGGATACATAATTCCCTTAGACAGTTTTCTGGCCAGTCAGAAAATAATCCGCACCCCCTGTATATGTATAGAgtcaaaatgtgtgtgtgtgtagttcaTACATGTGGTGCTTTGTATCTTCTTCATtcatcacacacacatgcacacacaacacaaacactacacaaaaCCCAGCATATATGTGACCTCAAATATTCCATTTTCAGAGTGATTTCCCTTTGCATTTTATCTGGAGACAGTCGTAACAACACTTCCTTGCTGATCATTATTGCTTCAACATTTTCTCTACAGATTACAGTTGCTGATCTTGGGATACCATATAGTAGACTAAGTTCCTGAACACCAGATTAATTATTAGTACAAAGTCAATGGGATTACTCACTCCACAAATGGATCCTCGTGGTAGTACACACTGAGTTTTTGTGTACATTTTACCAGTCTTACTAGCCTTCTCTTCAATGTTAACAAATGCAGATCCAGAGTAAATGAAATAGAATGAATGTCCGGGGTGTCCTGCATGTAGCAGGACTCTTCTCTTCTCATACCTTACAACAGTAAATAGCTTGCTGTTAGCTACACAGTAAAAGTAAACATACCAAGCATATTCACAGTGTCTGCAGAATTCTTCTTGGGCAGCTGTAGAAAATTTGTCCTTAAATGTTTTGAATGGTCTTAATAGTGAAGCAATTTTCTTCACGTCTGATTCGCTTCTCTTATCTGGTGGAAGTTGCATAACATTGAGGGCCCATTTAGGCATATACACCTGTGTACAGTGATAAGCAGCATTATCTGTATACTCCTTCAAATGTGCAGTCTGAGATACATGTATGCTTACTCACTCTGTTTGAAGCAGCAAAGTCAGATTTACAAAATGTCAGCTTTTCACACTGGAAACCGGACTCCAAGGCATAGTAATGTAGTTCAGCTGCAGTGTGGATTTGTGCTCTTTGATTTGCATGTATGTAATTCTTGAGGCTAGCATTCATTCGAATTAGAAACCTCACCATCCTGATTGCCCAACAGAACAACTCCCGAAGCTATACAATTATATCATCTGAAACCTCAAACACTATGTACATAGCATAGTTATACCTTTTCAGAAGATTTTTGCACCTTTTTCTCAGGCCAGCTACTTTGAGATGACCTACTACTGCTATTGAAGGAGCCAGATGCTTGCAAGTAAAACCTGCTGGTATAATTTCGTTTTAATCTTTGTTGCATTTTCATCCTTAGGTAGGGAGTAACAAAATCTGTTGCTGAGGTGTCATCCCACAACAGCATGGCTCTCATATCAAAAGCTGTTTTACTTCTTCTTATGCTGGTACTGCTTCTTCGGCATATGTAGGTACTGCCACTGAACGTGCGATCTAATTCCCCAGAGCTGTTCCCCTTAGTCAATGTCAACTTTTTCTCATCTGCTTCCACTCTATCTCTATACAAGCTCTCAATGAACTTAGTGCTTTTATTTAAGCTACTGTTCATGTTTGCAATGAAAAAAAATGACTGACAAGCAGAGTGTTTTTAAGACAAGCAAATTTGCGCTAAAGGTGATAACAAGGATGCTGGCTTTACTAAACTAGGACTTTATTGTAAAGTGCTAATGgtgataataataatcacaaatAAACACATTCTTTGTCTATTGACTTGTTTACAATCAGAACACCGAGTTATGCAACTGTACATATCTAGCTAATTGCAATCCATTGTTGAGATGATAGTATTCTGCAAATCTGTTAAATATATAATTGATGTACTGCTGAAATAAATTAAAGGCACGTACCATATTGCCTTGAATTGTGGcccaggcatttatttctttcaCCCATCCAAAGTTAATTGGTTGTAAATGGATTCTGTTGTAACACTGCAGGGTATGGTACGTATGAATACTTGAACTTGTCAATTTTGCTAGGTAATGAGAGCCTTCTTTTTATTAACTTGAGTTTCATGCTCAAGGATTTACAACAAATTCACCATCTGGTACTTCCATTATCACTATTATGATTACCTATTTCTTCTTGATCTATGGTGAGCTATTGCAGTACAATGTATAAATATACGGGTGTCTAATATTTAATTTCCAATTGTATATATACCCATCACTACAGTTAACTATGGTTCAACCACACACAGTGATTATAGCCTTTTAAACATTTCAaccacatgtgtatgtagtactgTCATGTTCTAAGTAGCCCACACTTAGCTCTTTATCTAACCCATTGTTGCTATTTTATCCACACTATTCGCATTTTCATACATATGTAGTCTGTACATGCTTGTAACTGAGCCAACATAATATTACTCTTCCATAAATTTACATTTAACTCTTTAAAACACACAACAGAAAATACAACAAGGGATATGTGATTCGACAATGAAAACATCATATGGGAAAATACAATACAGTTCTAAAAAAATTCAAGGGATTAGGGGGAGATATCATAACAAAGTAGCCCACAGCAGCAAAATGTATGCATTTCTAGCAACTAGTGTTTCTTGTTACTCAGTCACTTTAATGTGCTAATCATCTTCAAACATAGGATTAGAAATGACTGAATGGCGCTTGTTTTCAGGATCTACAATATCATCTCCGATGTAACTGCTTCTGGTAGAAGAAGATGCAACAGAAGAACGGTTACTACCTAACATCATTGGATTGGAAGCACCTAAATCAGCAAACGGATCGCTGTAAAGAGGGTTGGCATAGCTTTGAGCACCAGCTGCATTAGGGTTGACTGGCTCTGGGCCTTCATTATCAAACGGTGAATATCTCTCATCTTTAAGTCTGTTGTTCTTGCCTTGTACATGACGATATCTTGCATACACTAATCCCAGTATCAGCATCAAAGCCACAATTATTACTATTAATGCAATAGGTACTGATACAGCAGCAACTGGTACATCATTCTCGTCCTTGGCTGGAGCTGTAGTTGCATCCATGATGATATCATCACGTGGACCACAGTGATCTACTCGACCATTTCTATCCAAACAACAGAATGAACATGGAATATCTCTGTAATTTTCCACACAAATAAAGTCACCAGACTCGCCACATGCTCCATGGTCACACTCATTGGAGTCATCACATTCCAATGTGACATTATTGAAAAAACAACCAAGCATACATTCTTGACAGTTTTCAATAAATGGAGGTTCACAGTGACACATGCTTGTTTTTTCATCACATTCTCCAGCATTAGGACAAGGATTCTCATCACCACACACTGTTACATTGTTCTCACAGTGCTCACCCCAGTATGGAAGGACGCACTCACAAATGTATCCATCCACAAGATCATTACAAGTTGCATTGTTGAGACAATAAGTGTGGTTACAATCATCAATATCAATTTCACACAGTTTACCAGTGTAGCCTGCAATACAATTACATTGAAAGTCATCAAACAGATCAGTACAACTGGAGGTTCCATTGTCATTGCATGGATTTGGAGAACATTCATTAGTCTCAATATCGCAATTGGGAGGATCATATCCTGATATACAATCACATGTGTAACTGTCAATACCTCCTGCTCCATCTTTGCATCTACCAATAGTATTGTTAAGATTACATGGGTTACTCTTGCAGTAGTCTATATCAACACAAGAATATCCATCTCCTGAGTAACCAAGAGCACATACACAAGAAACCTGGCCAGGATGATACATGAAGCAAATAGCATTGTCATGGCAAGGATTACTGGTGTTGTTACAAGTCGACATGTCTATAACTGTAATGACAAAATGTCTTACTATTGTCAAACCTCCTGAGTCAGTAGCCATTACATCAAGCAGCAGATTATAACGGCCAGGTCCTAGCTGTTCAGATAGTACAAGATTGTCTTCAGATATTTCAAAGTATTGATCAGCAGTACCGCCTATTATGGTATAAGTGTGTGAATCACCTCTATCCTCATCAGTGGTGGTGAAGCTTTCCACCATTATCCCAGGGTGTGTGCTGCTAGGCAGAACAAGTGTGGTGTAACCGCCTCGGAATGTTAAATTGCTTGGATACTCATTAGTATCCTGGATAATCACTTCAACTGTCTGCACATATGTGAAGTTTGCCTCTTGGTTGATTTCCAATACTAGAATATTTAGTGTAAACGATGGCAATATCTCATAGTCCAGTGCTTCTCGCCTGCTCACTGACAAATACCAGTGTGTAGTGTTTTGAGCAATCATAAATGGAGCGCTAGTAGAATTCAAGGTAAAAATATATACTGACTGAGATGCAGCATCATCAGCACTGTCAGGGTCCACAAAATTGAACACACCCACAAGTGTACCAGATGGAGAATTTTCGGTCACAACATTAGGCACTAAACTAATACCACTAATAGGTTCATTAACATTAATAATATCAACCCATAGTGGAGCAGTGATACTTTCAAAGCCATCAGAACACCTGATTTCTAAGTATATCCTATCTATTTCCTCAAAGTTTATCGAACCATTGGTTTGAAGAGTAGATCCAGTTATGGTAAAAGAATTAGGGTAGGTGGTGTTAACAATTTCACATGTATGCCTTTGATTTACATCCTCATCTGTCACTGTGATCTCTGTAACTGTTTGACCTGAACCAGCATTTTCACGTATCTCTACCTCTGGAACAGTCAGTAACATTTCCATCTGTCCATCTGGGATAGTATACAGAGCATTAACAAATCTTATTTCAGTTGGAGGATCATTATTATCAGTTATAGTCACTTCAATGTCTTTACTGTACACTAGTCCACCATGATCATAACAGTCAAGTGTTATCAAAAATGAGCCGGTTGCTTCATAATTGATGGTAGAGTTGGAAGTAATCAGAGTGATGTCTGAATCATTATCATTGTTCACTACTTCAAAATAATATGGTGATGGCTGAATCAACTGACATACAAAAGTTTCATTGTAGTCCTGGTCTTCCACAGTGACAGCAGCTACAGTCATACCTGGTGGCTGATTCTCTGCAGTTTCATCTGTGGACAGAACAATGTCATGTGGTGCTTCATTAATGTCAGTGACAACTACAGTAAGCGTCTGAATTCTATTCAAGCCACCACTATCAGTAGCTACGACACCCACTGTTAAAATAGGGGAGTCTTCAAAATTCAGTGGTGCCAAGGTATAGACCACACCTTGTTCATCTACCCTGAAATTCTCAGATACTCCTGCTATAGCAAAAGTATGACTATCTCCAACATCTTCATCACTGACCTCTAACCTACCAACAGTTGTATTTACTGTAGCATTCTCTGCTACTACTGGGGCAGTAACAAAGAATATGTTACTTGGTGCATCATTTACATCTAGTACTTTGATATTATGAGTAACAGTAATACTAGCACCTTCAGAATCAATACTCTGAATGTCCACTGGGTATATTGTTTGTTCTTCATAATTCAGGGAAACAAGAGTGATCATCTCGCTACCAACGATGCTAAACTTGTCAGTGTGATTGTGAAGAATGTAAGTGAAAGAATCTCGATAATCTTCATCTGTTGTTGTAAGCTCTGCAAATTGAGTGCTTACTGGCATGTTTTCATTTACATCAAAGCCTCCTACAGAATCTACATCAGTTGGGGCATCATTAACATTTACGACAGTAATGTTGAAAACCTTGGTATGTATTAATTGTCCTTTGTCTGAACATTCAAGACCGATAGTATGAAGTTGTAGTCGTTCATAGTTGAGGTTACCAAACACAACTAAAGAGAGACCATCTAACACAAACATTCCATTACTACTATCAATCAGCACACAAGCAAAGTTGTCTATCCTGTCAGGATCAACCACTACAACAGGACTGATAGTTGTACCCCTGGGTGTGTTCTCTTCAATCATCAAATTATCAATAGCAATATCTGTTGGTGGCTCATTTTGATCCAGTACTTGTATCTCTATATCCTGTAAAACTGGTGGGGTTGTACCATCTGTGACGTTCACAGTTATCAGTTGTACTTCAGTTTTCTCATAATCCAGTGCACTAAGGAGATGTAGTGAGAAGGTATCATTATGAGCAATGTGATCTACCTGTGAGGAACAAACATGGTGCGTTAACATAGCATGTGATGCGATTAAGTACTTTGACTTACTCTGAATATTTCTGAAGTACCAGCAATTTGAATTGATAGTGGTCTTCTTTCTGGATCATCAGCAGTAAAAACTCCAACAATAACATCAGTTAATCCTTCTCTTATTGGATGGGAGTGTAGGACAATATTCTCCGGAGGCTCATCAACATCAACAATCTATAGCAATCAAGGTGTCAAAACTTTCCATAATTATCACAGCTAAGTAGCTTACCTGAATACTGAATATCTGAAGTTTAAAATGGTTAGTACTATCAGTTACTCTCACTATGATGTTGTATGCATTTTCCTCTTCATAGTTAAAGCTTACAAGTGACTGTAGGACTTGGTTACCTCCATTTTGTACAAGTATAAACTTCCCTCTTGCATTATCATCTAGTTGATATGTTAGAGTCTCACCAACATCCATATCATAGGCTGTAACAATACCAATTGTAGTACGCAATGGACTGTTCTCTGGTATTGTATTACTGTCTAGTGTTATGTTGATTGGGGGCTCAGCAGCATCACTGATTTCAATTACAAACCAAATTGGATAAGtttcagccatcccatcactacaAATGATACTGATGTTGTGTACATTTATTGCACTCTCATGATTTAAAGGTTGTGCAACTACCAAGTGATTTTCGTCTATACCAAACAGTCCACTAGGATTGTAATCCAACCTGTATGTTAGTTGGTCACCATCATCTTCATCCATTCCTTCAAGAGAGCCAATGATTTGATCAACTGGGGCATCTTCACTGATCACTGAATTAGACAGTGTTATTGTAGTGGGTGGATCATTAACATTCAATATCTCAACAGTAACAGTGTGCTCAGAAGAATGACCAAATGCATCAGCAATCTGTACACTAATAGTAAACCGATCTCCATACACGTCACTTTCATAATCGAGTGTATTATTGGTCAGCATTAGGCGGTTGGATGTTATACGGAAGTATGAGGAGACGATACCTGTGTAATCTATTAGGGTGTATGTGATAGCATCACCATCAGGATCAGTGGCAGATAGTTGACCAATTGTCCGAGGTGGTGGTGTGTTCTCTGGTACACAGGCTGAATCAGCTCTAGCTGGAGAACAGGTGTATATTGAACTTGGAGTGAAGACAAAGTTACCCGGTGCTTCATTTTCATTAATAACCGAGATGGTTAGGGTTTGTGTGAAAGTTTCTGAACCTTTGTCTGTCACTCGTACCATAatggaaaatgaagaaaatgtTTCATGGTCAATGTCATCATTAACAAGCAGAGACCGTCTTTCTATTCTTACCAAGCTACTTTGCAGACCTGGTAGTagtaaaaatgtgtgtgtgtcattTAGATCAGGGTCAGCAGCTATGAGATCCCCTATTACACTACCTAATGAGCTGTGCTCATGTACTGAAGAAGATGATAGTGAAATTCCTGTAGGAGCTTCATTGGTATCTGCAAGTTGAATGGATAGTTGTCTAGTAAGGCTAAATCCACCATTGGTTACCCTCATTGAAATTGTGATACTGTGACTAGGGTAACCTTCATAGCTTAACATGCTGGGATCACTAACAATTAACTGAAGATTATTAACCACTAAGCCATAGCTGGGAGTTAGTGCTACTGAGTAAGTGCCACTAGAATCTTCATCCTCAACTGTAAAGGTTGTCAGTGTTTGTCCAATAGTAGGATTTTCTCGAATTGATAAAAACAATGGACTAATGTTAGTTGGTGCATCATTGCGGTCTTGCACTGTTATAGTTATTGTACTAATGGTACTTAAAGATGGTGAACCTGAATCAGAAGCTTGAACACCAAGCATGTACTGAGACTGTTGTTCATAGTTTAAGGCAGATGCTACAATCAGCTGTGAATTGCTATTTAATGCAAACTTACCCCCACCTGTGGTTAACAATGTGAAACGAACCCTTTGACCTGCATCAGGATCAGTGGCACTTAACGTACCTATGACAGTGTTAATAGCAGCATCTTCAGCAACTGCACTGTTTGTTATGCTAACACTAGAGGGTGGTTCATTTTCATTTCGAATATAAATTCTGCGCCAAAACGCTCTGCTCATTTGGGGAGTCCCATTGTCAGTTGCTCTTATCCTTATAGCATAAGATCTAGCTGCTTCATAGTTTAGCTGACGACTCACAATCAACCTGTTATTGTTTACTCTAAATCTCCCTCCAGCACTATTCAACAATGAAATCGTGTGTGTTTGATCGATATTGCGATCGGTTACTATAAAAATGCCAACTACAGTGTTGATTGGAACATTCTCCAGCACTCTATTACTTGACATACTTAATCCTGATGGTGCAACGTTAGGCTGTGGAATAGCACAAGCAGCATGAGCAGCTTCCCAATATCCAGTTATCAAGCATGTAATTGTATCTCTTCCTGCAAGATCAGCGTCACCTTGCTGACAGGTTACATCACATGTTTCTCCAACATAGTGGGGTGCAGGGCAAGTGTATATAAACCCATCTACAGATGGTGGATCGGGACATTGTACACGATTACATGTGCGACCATCTCCATCAAGTGTGTACCCAGAGTTGCAGGAACACTGATAAGATCCTGGTGTATTGATGCAATTCTGACCACACCCACCATTGTTTGACTGGCACTCATTGATATCAACACAGTTGCGGCCATTGGATGCTAGATTGTACCCTGACATACAGTAACAGTGGTAAGATGTGCTACCACTGACACATCGATATTG is a window encoding:
- the LOC136244409 gene encoding protocadherin Fat 4-like → MIKAASGLLLFLLLRSALCIPYSSFYYFYGSRVSYGDDNYSPRISLPSGGFRYFGQTFYSIYVNTNGAISFSRPISTYTPRSFPIGGGWELIAPYWADVDTRGGSGVIYYRVATDSGTRNKANSDIRQAFPSSARTFSANWVFVATWVNVKHYLYYRAWRRNTFQCILATDGQQSYSIFYYADGRITWTTGDASGGRYGLGGTPAQVGFNRGDGRTYATVPGSRTSSIVNIETTTNVGRNGVWIYRVNNDVIQTPGEETDPDQCLSNNGGCSQICRNLDDGYRCDCLGGYVLSSNQRTCNDVNECSRSNGGCQQTCQNTAGSFYCSCLTGYSLSSNRRSCYDIDECSTGHPCPGNCINTIGSFQCTCGGDQTYDPITNRCISPNYCSSNPCQYRCVSGSTSYHCYCMSGYNLASNGRNCVDINECQSNNGGCGQNCINTPGSYQCSCNSGYTLDGDGRTCNRVQCPDPPSVDGFIYTCPAPHYVGETCDVTCQQGDADLAGRDTITCLITGYWEAAHAACAIPQPNVAPSGLSMSSNRVLENVPINTVVGIFIVTDRNIDQTHTISLLNSAGGRFRVNNNRLIVSRQLNYEAARSYAIRIRATDNGTPQMSRAFWRRIYIRNENEPPSSVSITNSAVAEDAAINTVIGTLSATDPDAGQRVRFTLLTTGGGKFALNSNSQLIVASALNYEQQSQYMLGVQASDSGSPSLSTISTITITVQDRNDAPTNISPLFLSIRENPTIGQTLTTFTVEDEDSSGTYSVALTPSYGLVVNNLQLIVSDPSMLSYEGYPSHSITISMRVTNGGFSLTRQLSIQLADTNEAPTGISLSSSSVHEHSSLGSVIGDLIAADPDLNDTHTFLLLPGLQSSLVRIERRSLLVNDDIDHETFSSFSIMVRVTDKGSETFTQTLTISVINENEAPGNFVFTPSSIYTCSPARADSACVPENTPPPRTIGQLSATDPDGDAITYTLIDYTGIVSSYFRITSNRLMLTNNTLDYESDVYGDRFTISVQIADAFGHSSEHTVTVEILNVNDPPTTITLSNSVISEDAPVDQIIGSLEGMDEDDGDQLTYRLDYNPSGLFGIDENHLVVAQPLNHESAINVHNISIICSDGMAETYPIWFVIEISDAAEPPINITLDSNTIPENSPLRTTIGIVTAYDMDVGETLTYQLDDNARGKFILVQNGGNQVLQSLVSFNYEEENAYNIIVRVTDSTNHFKLQIFSIQIVDVDEPPENIVLHSHPIREGLTDVIVGVFTADDPERRPLSIQIAGTSEIFRVDHIAHNDTFSLHLLSALDYEKTEVQLITVNVTDGTTPPVLQDIEIQVLDQNEPPTDIAIDNLMIEENTPRGTTISPVVVVDPDRIDNFACVLIDSSNGMFVLDGLSLVVFGNLNYERLQLHTIGLECSDKGQLIHTKVFNITVVNVNDAPTDVDSVGGFDVNENMPVSTQFAELTTTDEDYRDSFTYILHNHTDKFSIVGSEMITLVSLNYEEQTIYPVDIQSIDSEGASITVTHNIKVLDVNDAPSNIFFVTAPVVAENATVNTTVGRLEVSDEDVGDSHTFAIAGVSENFRVDEQGVVYTLAPLNFEDSPILTVGVVATDSGGLNRIQTLTVVVTDINEAPHDIVLSTDETAENQPPGMTVAAVTVEDQDYNETFVCQLIQPSPYYFEVVNNDNDSDITLITSNSTINYEATGSFLITLDCYDHGGLVYSKDIEVTITDNNDPPTEIRFVNALYTIPDGQMEMLLTVPEVEIRENAGSGQTVTEITVTDEDVNQRHTCEIVNTTYPNSFTITGSTLQTNGSINFEEIDRIYLEIRCSDGFESITAPLWVDIINVNEPISGISLVPNVVTENSPSGTLVGVFNFVDPDSADDAASQSVYIFTLNSTSAPFMIAQNTTHWYLSVSRREALDYEILPSFTLNILVLEINQEANFTYVQTVEVIIQDTNEYPSNLTFRGGYTTLVLPSSTHPGIMVESFTTTDEDRGDSHTYTIIGGTADQYFEISEDNLVLSEQLGPGRYNLLLDVMATDSGGLTIVRHFVITVIDMSTCNNTSNPCHDNAICFMYHPGQVSCVCALGYSGDGYSCVDIDYCKSNPCNLNNTIGRCKDGAGGIDSYTCDCISGYDPPNCDIETNECSPNPCNDNGTSSCTDLFDDFQCNCIAGYTGKLCEIDIDDCNHTYCLNNATCNDLVDGYICECVLPYWGEHCENNVTVCGDENPCPNAGECDEKTSMCHCEPPFIENCQECMLGCFFNNVTLECDDSNECDHGACGESGDFICVENYRDIPCSFCCLDRNGRVDHCGPRDDIIMDATTAPAKDENDVPVAAVSVPIALIVIIVALMLILGLVYARYRHVQGKNNRLKDERYSPFDNEGPEPVNPNAAGAQSYANPLYSDPFADLGASNPMMLGSNRSSVASSSTRSSYIGDDIVDPENKRHSVISNPMFEDD